A genomic window from Prosthecobacter sp. SYSU 5D2 includes:
- a CDS encoding LamG domain-containing protein, translated as MIRHSLSILSLGLALFSTPLEARDEGAAAAVLGVKDLVSFWRFQEEPGTARVAEGSFPALLLEGNNQPVARANEGLFGEFSLSVQQGKWLRIPREKLGPLDIHGPEAQVTLIAWVKREADTYWQSVAGVWNESHSGRQYMLFLNARAATDSRTLDRVDCKNRIHGHISALGSKTPGHQVWKQYASGASEVPLGSWHMLAMTYDSKQIRLYLDGQLDSWEHFNPFPYDEGIFDGGEKGSEFTVGANHVREVANNNPFGGKIAGLAVFDRALAEDELAALARKTLPERD; from the coding sequence ATGATCCGCCACAGCCTCTCCATCCTCTCACTCGGCCTTGCTTTATTCTCCACTCCTCTTGAAGCTCGTGACGAGGGGGCAGCAGCGGCGGTGCTGGGGGTCAAGGATCTCGTGAGCTTCTGGCGGTTCCAGGAAGAACCCGGCACCGCACGGGTCGCCGAGGGCAGCTTCCCGGCCCTCCTCCTGGAAGGGAATAATCAACCCGTCGCACGAGCGAACGAGGGACTCTTTGGGGAATTTTCCCTCTCCGTTCAGCAGGGAAAGTGGCTGCGGATTCCACGCGAGAAGCTGGGCCCGCTGGACATCCACGGGCCGGAAGCGCAAGTGACCTTGATCGCGTGGGTGAAGCGGGAGGCGGATACCTACTGGCAGTCGGTGGCCGGGGTGTGGAACGAAAGCCACTCGGGCCGCCAATACATGCTCTTCCTCAACGCGCGGGCCGCGACGGATTCGAGAACACTGGATCGGGTGGACTGCAAAAACCGGATTCACGGCCACATCTCCGCCCTTGGAAGCAAGACACCAGGACATCAAGTCTGGAAACAATATGCTAGCGGAGCCAGCGAGGTCCCGCTGGGCAGCTGGCACATGCTCGCGATGACTTACGACTCCAAACAAATCCGCCTGTATCTCGATGGTCAACTCGACTCTTGGGAACACTTCAATCCTTTTCCCTATGATGAAGGCATCTTCGATGGCGGTGAAAAAGGCTCCGAGTTCACCGTGGGCGCAAACCATGTGAGGGAAGTCGCGAACAACAACCCTTTCGGCGGGAAGATCGCCGGATTGGCCGTTTTTGATCGTGCTCTGGCCGAGGATGAACTCGCCGCTCTCGCCCGCAAGACGTTGCCGGAGCGTGATTGA
- a CDS encoding DUF1549 domain-containing protein, protein MKTSLLTLSSLFFLTLAVHAAPPKKEEGIDPDKPVSFYKHIRPILQANCTGCHQPAKAKGDYVMTDFAKLLAGGEEGNAIVPGKPEESNLLKVSTPDAEGKVEMPPKGDPLHETQVALIKRWVSEGAKDDTPASVMAQYDMDNPPVYVTAPAVTFLEYSPDGSMIAVAGYHEVLIHKADGSGIVARLVGLAERIQKLAWSPDGSKILVTGGSPAREGEIQIWDVAKKRLELSKSLTFDTLYGASWSPDGKYIAVGCGDNALRAFEAATGKETLFMGGHSDWVLDTAWSTDGKFIASCGRDMSVKLTEVETQRFVDNITSITPGALKGGVHVISRHPTRNEILIGGTDGMPAIYRMERITKRVIGDNANLIRKFPLMQGRIFGVDFAPDGKRIAAGASHEGTGQINIYASDYDSTMPEAVKTIVETRSGAGQALEDWITKDVKLIASVPVPTGGVFTVSFSPDGQTVAASGQDGRIRLIEAATGKVAKEFPSVPLVKDKALAASEVIADDSVRATAVKDEKIETLVPGLTVASIEVQPTTVKIAKANEYAQLLVTAKMSDGSKADITRMARLTFNGGDAASVNERGMVRPSKNGQGEVKIAFMGKSATVPVSVSGMNLALKPDYVRDVMPITSKLGCNMGTCHGAKDGKAGFKLSLRGYDPIYDVLAFTDELASRRANVASPDHSLMLLKASGSVPHEGGQLTVPGELYYETLKAWISQGAKLDLKTPKVTSIEVFPKNPVLERIGHRQQMRVIARYADGYVRDVTAEAFMESGNGDVIEADSSGLMTSLRRGEAAILARFEGSYAATTITVMGDRTGFAWKEPEKWSKIDELVANKWQRMKIEPSGVCSDEEFLRRLHLDLTGLPPKPEEVRSFVADKRDTQTKRNEVIDRLIGNPDFVDHWSNKWADMLQVNSKFLGAEGVKILRDWIKQQVADNTPYDRMAYRIITATGSTKDNPAAAYFKTVRTPEELVENTTHLFLATRFNCNKCHDHPFEKWTWDQYYETAAFFAQVDLKTDPASAGKTIGGSAVEGAKPLYEIIGDKTEGEMNHLRTNAPVAPKVPYDMELVSKTASSRREQFATWMTSPDNDYFAMSYANRIWGYLTGTGVIEPLDDIRAGNPPSNPELLQHLTNEFIQSGFNVRHLMKIITQSRTYQLSLATNKWNEDDKVNYSHAKARRLPAEVLFDSVFAVTGSMPNIPGVPKGTRAAQLIDGQTQLPDGFLTNFGKPAREGVCECERSNEMNLGPVMALMSGPTVGDAISDPNNAIAKLTQEVQDDAKLVEEIFIRIINRKPTGKEINAALASMAGMDVEHKKLAAAHQAKEAEQKPIIEKAEAERVALIAATKAELEAYKVKMAPVNKKKEEARLAAIQKAEEAVKKAAETAATQQARWEQYVDMTTEWVPLDLTVSKATGVEKLEVQPDGSLFATAFSDGRMAAGNYQLNGKTTLENITAIKLEVLPDDRLPSNGPGIARDGNFVLSELNVSATALTAAGGKRVKGGVPQVLRNPMADFEQAGFSVTEALKKGNRDKGWAVSPEGGYRHEATFEFTKPVSFKGGAQLVIQMLQPFRNGQYNLGRFRFWVTSSPVVRFGTAQEVAAAIKTPAAKRTKEQKAALSAHYLAQSRDYQSSKKALANAKTPLPVDQDLVALEAKHLAAQNPIVLDPKLVQLRRDTALSAQQLGNKRLTAAQDLAWALINSPAFLFNY, encoded by the coding sequence ATGAAGACGTCCCTGCTTACTCTTTCCAGCCTGTTTTTCCTGACGCTGGCCGTTCATGCGGCTCCGCCGAAGAAGGAGGAGGGCATTGATCCGGACAAGCCGGTGTCCTTTTACAAACACATCCGGCCCATTTTGCAGGCGAATTGCACGGGCTGCCATCAGCCGGCGAAGGCGAAGGGTGACTATGTGATGACGGACTTTGCCAAGCTGCTCGCGGGCGGTGAGGAGGGCAATGCGATCGTGCCGGGCAAGCCGGAGGAATCCAACCTGCTGAAGGTGTCCACGCCGGATGCGGAAGGGAAGGTGGAGATGCCGCCGAAGGGCGATCCGCTGCATGAGACGCAGGTGGCGCTGATCAAGCGCTGGGTGAGCGAGGGGGCCAAGGATGATACGCCGGCCTCGGTGATGGCGCAGTATGACATGGACAATCCGCCGGTGTATGTGACGGCGCCTGCGGTGACCTTTTTGGAGTATTCGCCGGATGGCAGCATGATCGCGGTGGCGGGTTACCATGAGGTGCTCATTCACAAGGCGGACGGCAGCGGCATCGTGGCGCGGCTGGTGGGCCTGGCGGAGCGCATCCAGAAGCTGGCCTGGTCCCCGGATGGCAGCAAGATCCTGGTCACCGGCGGCAGCCCGGCGCGTGAGGGGGAGATCCAAATCTGGGACGTGGCGAAGAAGCGGCTGGAGCTGTCCAAGTCGCTGACGTTTGACACGTTGTATGGCGCGAGCTGGTCGCCGGACGGCAAGTACATCGCGGTGGGCTGTGGCGACAATGCGCTGCGCGCCTTTGAGGCGGCCACGGGCAAGGAAACGCTGTTCATGGGCGGCCACAGTGACTGGGTGCTGGACACGGCCTGGAGCACGGACGGCAAGTTCATCGCCTCCTGCGGCCGCGACATGAGTGTGAAGCTGACGGAGGTGGAGACGCAGCGGTTTGTGGACAACATCACGTCCATCACGCCCGGCGCGCTGAAGGGCGGCGTGCACGTCATCTCCCGGCATCCGACGCGGAATGAGATCCTCATCGGCGGCACGGACGGCATGCCGGCCATCTACCGCATGGAACGCATCACGAAGCGCGTCATCGGTGACAATGCGAATTTGATCCGCAAATTTCCCCTGATGCAGGGGCGCATCTTCGGCGTGGACTTTGCGCCGGATGGCAAGCGCATCGCCGCCGGGGCCTCGCACGAGGGCACGGGCCAGATCAATATTTATGCGTCGGATTATGACAGCACCATGCCGGAAGCGGTGAAGACCATCGTCGAAACACGCAGCGGTGCGGGCCAGGCGCTGGAAGACTGGATCACCAAGGATGTGAAGCTGATCGCCAGTGTGCCGGTGCCGACGGGCGGTGTGTTTACCGTGAGCTTCAGCCCGGACGGCCAGACGGTGGCGGCTTCCGGCCAGGACGGTCGCATCCGGCTCATCGAAGCGGCGACGGGCAAGGTGGCCAAGGAATTTCCGAGCGTGCCGCTGGTGAAGGACAAGGCGCTGGCGGCGAGCGAGGTCATCGCCGATGACAGCGTGCGCGCCACGGCGGTGAAGGATGAAAAGATCGAGACGCTGGTGCCTGGTCTGACGGTGGCGTCCATCGAGGTGCAGCCGACGACGGTGAAAATCGCCAAGGCGAATGAGTATGCGCAACTTTTGGTTACCGCCAAAATGAGCGACGGCAGCAAGGCGGACATCACCCGCATGGCCAGGCTGACTTTCAATGGTGGCGATGCGGCCAGCGTGAACGAGCGCGGCATGGTGCGCCCGAGCAAGAACGGCCAGGGCGAGGTCAAAATCGCCTTCATGGGCAAGAGCGCGACGGTGCCGGTGAGCGTGAGCGGCATGAACCTGGCGCTGAAGCCGGACTATGTGCGGGATGTGATGCCCATCACCTCCAAGCTGGGCTGCAACATGGGCACCTGCCACGGGGCCAAGGACGGCAAGGCGGGCTTCAAGCTGAGCCTGCGCGGTTACGATCCGATCTATGACGTGCTGGCTTTCACGGATGAACTGGCCAGCCGCCGCGCCAATGTGGCCTCGCCAGACCACTCGCTGATGCTGCTGAAGGCCAGCGGCTCCGTGCCGCATGAGGGCGGCCAGCTCACGGTGCCCGGAGAGCTGTATTATGAAACGCTGAAAGCCTGGATCAGCCAGGGTGCGAAGCTGGACCTGAAGACACCAAAGGTGACGAGCATCGAGGTGTTCCCGAAGAACCCGGTGCTGGAGCGCATCGGCCATCGCCAGCAGATGCGCGTCATCGCCCGCTATGCCGACGGCTACGTGCGCGACGTGACGGCGGAAGCCTTCATGGAAAGCGGCAATGGCGATGTCATCGAGGCGGACAGCAGCGGTCTCATGACCAGCCTGCGCCGTGGCGAGGCCGCCATCCTGGCCCGTTTTGAAGGATCTTACGCCGCGACGACGATCACCGTCATGGGCGACCGCACGGGCTTTGCCTGGAAGGAGCCGGAGAAGTGGAGCAAGATTGACGAGCTGGTGGCGAACAAATGGCAGCGCATGAAGATCGAGCCGAGCGGTGTGTGCAGTGATGAGGAATTCCTGCGCCGCCTGCACCTGGACCTGACCGGCCTGCCGCCGAAGCCGGAGGAAGTGCGCTCCTTTGTGGCCGACAAGCGCGACACCCAGACGAAGCGCAACGAGGTCATCGACCGCCTCATCGGCAACCCGGATTTCGTGGACCACTGGTCTAACAAATGGGCTGACATGCTGCAGGTGAACAGCAAGTTTCTCGGCGCGGAAGGCGTGAAGATTCTTCGCGACTGGATCAAGCAGCAGGTGGCGGATAACACGCCCTATGACCGCATGGCTTACCGCATCATCACGGCCACCGGCTCCACCAAGGACAATCCGGCCGCCGCGTATTTCAAGACGGTGCGCACGCCGGAGGAGCTGGTGGAAAACACCACGCACCTGTTCCTGGCCACGCGCTTTAACTGCAACAAGTGCCACGACCATCCTTTTGAAAAGTGGACCTGGGACCAGTATTATGAGACCGCCGCTTTCTTCGCCCAGGTGGACTTGAAGACGGACCCGGCCAGCGCCGGCAAGACCATCGGCGGCTCTGCGGTGGAAGGTGCCAAGCCGCTGTATGAGATCATCGGCGACAAGACCGAAGGTGAGATGAACCACCTGCGCACCAATGCGCCCGTGGCCCCGAAGGTGCCCTATGACATGGAGCTGGTCAGCAAGACCGCCAGCAGCCGCCGCGAGCAGTTTGCCACCTGGATGACCAGCCCGGACAATGATTACTTTGCCATGAGCTATGCCAACCGCATCTGGGGCTACCTGACCGGCACGGGCGTGATCGAGCCGCTGGATGACATCCGCGCGGGCAATCCGCCGAGCAATCCGGAGCTGCTGCAGCACCTGACCAATGAGTTTATCCAGAGCGGCTTCAACGTGCGCCACCTGATGAAGATCATCACCCAGAGCCGCACCTACCAGCTCAGCCTGGCCACCAACAAATGGAACGAAGATGACAAGGTGAACTACAGCCATGCCAAGGCCCGCCGCCTGCCGGCCGAGGTGCTGTTTGACTCCGTCTTCGCCGTCACCGGCTCCATGCCGAACATCCCCGGCGTGCCGAAGGGCACCCGCGCTGCGCAGCTCATTGACGGCCAGACGCAGCTGCCTGACGGGTTCCTAACCAACTTTGGTAAACCCGCCCGTGAAGGCGTGTGCGAGTGCGAGCGCAGCAACGAGATGAACCTCGGCCCCGTCATGGCCCTGATGTCCGGCCCGACCGTGGGCGATGCCATCAGCGACCCGAACAACGCCATCGCCAAACTGACCCAGGAGGTGCAGGACGATGCGAAGCTGGTGGAGGAAATCTTCATCCGCATCATCAACCGCAAGCCCACCGGCAAGGAGATCAATGCCGCGCTGGCCAGCATGGCGGGCATGGATGTGGAGCACAAAAAACTGGCCGCCGCGCACCAGGCCAAGGAGGCCGAGCAGAAGCCCATCATCGAGAAGGCCGAGGCGGAACGTGTGGCGCTCATCGCCGCCACGAAGGCGGAGCTGGAGGCCTACAAAGTCAAGATGGCCCCGGTGAACAAGAAGAAGGAGGAGGCCCGCCTGGCCGCCATCCAGAAGGCGGAGGAAGCCGTGAAAAAAGCCGCTGAAACCGCCGCCACGCAGCAGGCCCGCTGGGAGCAGTATGTGGACATGACCACCGAGTGGGTGCCGCTGGACCTCACCGTGAGCAAGGCCACCGGCGTGGAAAAACTGGAGGTGCAGCCCGACGGCTCCCTTTTCGCCACCGCCTTTTCCGATGGCCGCATGGCCGCCGGCAACTACCAGCTCAACGGCAAGACCACCCTGGAAAACATCACCGCCATCAAGCTGGAAGTGCTGCCGGATGACCGCCTGCCCAGCAATGGACCTGGCATCGCCAGAGATGGTAACTTTGTCCTCAGCGAGCTGAACGTCAGCGCCACGGCCCTGACAGCGGCGGGCGGCAAGCGCGTCAAAGGCGGCGTGCCGCAGGTGCTGCGCAATCCGATGGCCGACTTTGAGCAGGCTGGCTTCTCCGTGACGGAGGCCCTGAAAAAGGGCAACCGCGACAAAGGCTGGGCGGTCTCCCCGGAAGGCGGCTACCGCCATGAGGCCACCTTTGAATTCACCAAGCCCGTCAGCTTCAAAGGCGGCGCGCAGTTGGTCATCCAGATGCTGCAGCCCTTCCGCAACGGCCAGTATAATCTGGGGCGCTTCCGCTTCTGGGTGACCAGCAGCCCGGTCGTCCGCTTTGGCACCGCCCAGGAAGTGGCCGCCGCCATCAAGACTCCTGCCGCCAAGCGGACGAAGGAGCAGAAGGCCGCCCTGTCCGCCCATTACCTGGCCCAGTCCCGCGACTACCAGAGCAGCAAAAAAGCCCTGGCCAACGCCAAGACGCCCCTGCCCGTGGACCAGGACCTCGTCGCCCTGGAGGCGAAGCATCTCGCCGCGCAAAACCCCATCGTGCTGGATCCGAAACTCGTCCAGCTCCGCCGCGACACCGCCCTGAGCGCCCAGCAGCTCGGCAACAAGCGCCTGACAGCCGCGCAGGACCTGGCGTGGGCTTTGATTAACTCACCCGCGTTTTTGTTTAATTACTAG
- a CDS encoding class I SAM-dependent methyltransferase: MKDIVDNRRHISLGKKLSLAGLIVKENGIVWCAAFASYYAASAVGSRAFKLMDHIRRRDGVPGMNSRALNKAIWEAWDWQAGGEEWTPSEAWKTAIIEHVLRGYLPQGGQFLEIGPGGGRWTGELIQRADGLLGVDISASCVEVCTEKFASTGKAKFIVGSGNDLSGVPDRSVDALWSFDVFVHINQAEVERYADEFRRVFKPGAVGIIHHGSVGGGLGGWRSNLTHEAMLELLKKRGFEIVASFKEFTHDGVTHQTGLYEDVVTVFRQPAAAV, translated from the coding sequence ATGAAAGACATCGTTGACAACCGCCGCCACATTTCTCTCGGAAAAAAACTGAGCCTCGCCGGACTCATTGTGAAGGAAAACGGCATCGTCTGGTGCGCTGCCTTTGCTTCCTATTATGCGGCCAGTGCGGTGGGCTCCCGTGCCTTCAAGCTGATGGACCACATCCGCCGTCGCGACGGCGTGCCGGGGATGAACAGCCGGGCGCTGAACAAGGCCATCTGGGAGGCCTGGGACTGGCAGGCAGGCGGTGAGGAATGGACGCCGAGCGAGGCCTGGAAGACCGCCATCATCGAGCATGTGCTGCGCGGCTACCTGCCGCAGGGCGGGCAGTTTTTGGAGATCGGCCCGGGCGGCGGCCGCTGGACCGGGGAGCTCATCCAGCGGGCGGACGGGCTGCTGGGCGTGGACATCTCCGCCTCCTGCGTGGAGGTCTGTACGGAGAAATTTGCCAGCACGGGCAAGGCGAAGTTCATCGTCGGCTCCGGCAACGATCTGTCCGGCGTGCCGGACCGGAGCGTAGATGCGCTGTGGAGCTTTGACGTCTTCGTCCACATCAACCAGGCGGAAGTGGAGCGGTATGCGGATGAATTTCGCCGGGTCTTCAAACCGGGTGCCGTGGGCATCATCCATCACGGCAGCGTCGGCGGCGGCCTGGGCGGCTGGCGCAGCAACCTGACCCACGAAGCCATGCTGGAGCTGCTGAAGAAGCGCGGCTTTGAGATTGTGGCTTCCTTCAAGGAGTTTACCCACGATGGCGTGACGCATCAGACCGGGCTTTATGAAGACGTGGTCACCGTCTTCCGTCAGCCCGCTGCCGCCGTATAG
- the hpt gene encoding hypoxanthine phosphoribosyltransferase, translating into MPAPSGVLSDLDRVLLDAESIRNRVTEMARQIETDYAGKVITVVVLMDGALFFVADLLRQINLPMRIVTLGASSYHGGTESTGEVKLNWPAGVEFTGLDVLLLDDILDTGLTLHALQERLLFEKPASLKTGVLLDKKRPREHAVPLEYCGFEIGDDFVVGYGMDYQGRFRNLPCIGILKL; encoded by the coding sequence ATGCCTGCCCCCTCTGGAGTTTTAAGCGATCTCGACCGTGTCCTGCTGGATGCGGAATCCATCCGTAACCGTGTCACTGAGATGGCGCGGCAGATTGAGACGGACTATGCGGGCAAGGTCATCACCGTCGTCGTGCTCATGGATGGTGCGCTGTTTTTTGTGGCGGACCTGCTGCGGCAGATCAACCTGCCGATGCGTATCGTGACGCTGGGTGCCAGCAGCTACCACGGCGGCACGGAATCCACCGGGGAGGTGAAGCTGAACTGGCCTGCCGGGGTGGAATTCACCGGGCTGGATGTGCTGCTGCTGGATGACATCCTGGACACGGGGCTGACGCTGCATGCGCTGCAGGAACGGCTGCTGTTTGAAAAGCCTGCTTCATTAAAAACGGGAGTGCTTTTGGACAAAAAGCGGCCCCGGGAGCATGCGGTGCCGCTGGAGTATTGCGGCTTCGAAATTGGCGATGATTTCGTCGTCGGTTATGGCATGGACTACCAGGGCCGTTTCCGCAACCTGCCCTGCATCGGCATCCTGAAGCTATGA
- the tnpA gene encoding IS200/IS605 family transposase has protein sequence MATYTQILYHIVFSTKHRERVLDAAHREDLFRFIWGVLQNRQCHLYRIGGVEDHLHMLVTLHPCVALADLVKEIKTSSSAWIKGQNVFPAFSYWQEGYGAFTCSLEQKPALIDYIRNQEVHHRQETFQQEYQRLLSEAGLAIHELDKEWRDPEG, from the coding sequence ATGGCCACTTACACCCAGATCCTTTATCACATCGTCTTCTCGACAAAACATCGTGAAAGGGTGCTTGATGCCGCCCACCGGGAGGACCTGTTCCGCTTCATCTGGGGCGTGCTGCAAAACCGCCAATGCCACCTCTACCGGATCGGCGGTGTGGAAGATCATCTGCACATGCTCGTCACGCTGCATCCTTGCGTGGCCCTTGCCGACCTTGTGAAGGAAATCAAAACCTCCTCCTCCGCCTGGATCAAAGGCCAGAATGTGTTCCCAGCCTTCAGCTACTGGCAGGAAGGTTATGGAGCCTTTACCTGCTCATTGGAGCAGAAGCCCGCGCTGATTGATTACATCCGGAACCAGGAGGTCCACCACCGCCAGGAAACATTCCAGCAGGAATACCAGCGTCTGCTTTCCGAGGCAGGTCTGGCCATCCATGAGCTCGACAAAGAATGGCGTGACCCTGAAGGATAA
- the pdxH gene encoding pyridoxamine 5'-phosphate oxidase — protein sequence MPDPSPTSLRDLRVSYDLDSLTEDTAPADPHELFNLWLADALAHQLPEPNAMTLSTLGSDGGPNSRTVLLKGLDLRGFHFFTNYDSRKGRDLAAHPQAALTFLWAQRHHQVSIRGHISKLPREDAETYFASRPAGHQIGAWVSDQSTVIPGREWLEAREAEVTARFAGGPIPCPPNWGGYTLLASEIEFWQGRVSRLHDRLRYTRQEDSTWKMERLSP from the coding sequence ATGCCCGACCCATCTCCCACCAGCCTGCGTGACCTCCGCGTCAGCTACGACCTCGACAGCCTCACGGAAGACACCGCACCCGCTGATCCGCATGAGCTCTTCAACCTCTGGCTCGCCGATGCCCTGGCCCACCAGCTCCCGGAGCCCAATGCCATGACCCTCTCCACCCTCGGCAGTGACGGCGGCCCCAACAGCCGCACCGTCCTCCTCAAAGGCCTGGACCTGCGCGGCTTCCACTTCTTCACCAACTACGACAGCCGCAAAGGCCGCGACCTTGCCGCCCATCCGCAGGCCGCCCTCACCTTTCTCTGGGCGCAAAGGCATCACCAGGTCTCCATTCGCGGCCACATCTCCAAACTGCCCCGCGAAGACGCCGAGACCTACTTCGCCAGCCGCCCTGCCGGCCATCAAATCGGCGCATGGGTCTCCGACCAGAGCACCGTCATTCCCGGGCGCGAATGGCTGGAAGCCCGCGAAGCCGAAGTCACCGCCCGCTTCGCCGGCGGCCCCATCCCCTGCCCTCCCAACTGGGGCGGCTACACCCTGCTGGCCTCCGAGATCGAGTTCTGGCAGGGCCGCGTCAGCCGCCTCCACGACCGCCTCCGCTACACCCGCCAGGAAGACAGCACCTGGAAAATGGAACGCCTCAGCCCCTGA
- a CDS encoding MoaD/ThiS family protein: MTIRLLFFSVLQDITGTGETTWSLPAGATVADLLQSLYTQWPALGEWDSSLLTAVDQTYVKRSEILHENCEVAIMPPVQGG, from the coding sequence ATGACCATCCGCCTGCTGTTTTTTTCCGTCCTGCAGGACATCACCGGCACCGGGGAGACGACCTGGAGCCTCCCCGCCGGTGCCACCGTGGCAGATTTGTTGCAGAGCCTTTATACCCAATGGCCCGCCCTGGGTGAATGGGACAGCAGCCTGCTGACTGCCGTGGACCAGACCTATGTCAAAAGAAGCGAGATTTTGCACGAAAACTGCGAGGTCGCCATCATGCCGCCGGTGCAAGGAGGTTAA
- the rsmA gene encoding 16S rRNA (adenine(1518)-N(6)/adenine(1519)-N(6))-dimethyltransferase RsmA, protein MQFNRRPKFRPTRTIGGQEVTPRKSMGQNFLVDEEVARWIADQILPDDDAFVIEPGPGLGAMTQYLVGRPRKLLLIEKDNQLAPQLQTRYGHQGVEVQHGDATQVDKRDWYQHGDVRVIGNLPYSVGGEIMKHMLTPPTPVKSAVFMLQKEVCQRLAARHGEDGYGALSVLVQRDWDVELLRIIPPEAFSPKPKVDSAIVRFTPRDPATLPVYDRRLFEKLVRMGFSQRRKQMKNLLLPAPGGWEALAESLQMPVTMRAEELSVLQWVNLSRWYEERKTADAGQKASEVFDVVNDRNEVIGQKTRGEVHAQGLLHRAVHVFVINARGDIFLQMRSHLKDVSPLKWDSSAAGHLDVGESYAACAIREVREEVGLEITTTELAAQLPAGTHTDHEFVELHIARHNGPMRCLPEEVPYGEWFTPAQITTWVAARPQDFAKGFVSCWKAYTAAAG, encoded by the coding sequence ATGCAATTCAACCGTCGTCCCAAGTTCCGTCCCACCCGCACCATCGGGGGCCAGGAAGTCACTCCGCGCAAAAGCATGGGGCAAAACTTCCTGGTGGATGAAGAAGTGGCCCGCTGGATCGCCGACCAGATCCTGCCGGATGACGACGCCTTTGTCATTGAGCCTGGCCCGGGTCTCGGTGCGATGACGCAGTATCTGGTGGGCCGCCCGCGGAAGCTGCTGCTCATCGAAAAAGACAACCAGCTTGCCCCGCAGTTGCAGACCCGTTACGGCCACCAGGGCGTGGAGGTGCAGCATGGCGATGCCACCCAGGTGGACAAACGCGACTGGTACCAGCACGGCGATGTCCGCGTCATCGGCAACCTGCCTTACTCCGTCGGCGGTGAGATCATGAAGCACATGCTCACCCCACCTACGCCGGTGAAGAGTGCGGTCTTCATGCTGCAAAAGGAGGTCTGCCAGCGCCTGGCCGCCCGCCATGGGGAGGACGGTTACGGCGCGCTCTCCGTGCTCGTGCAGCGCGACTGGGATGTGGAGCTCCTGCGCATCATTCCGCCAGAGGCCTTTTCCCCCAAACCGAAGGTGGACAGCGCCATCGTCCGCTTCACGCCTCGTGATCCCGCCACCCTGCCGGTCTATGACCGCCGCCTGTTTGAAAAGCTGGTGCGCATGGGCTTCAGTCAGCGCCGCAAGCAGATGAAGAACCTCCTGCTGCCTGCCCCTGGCGGCTGGGAGGCCCTGGCGGAATCTCTCCAGATGCCCGTCACCATGCGGGCCGAGGAGCTCTCCGTCCTGCAATGGGTGAACCTTTCCCGCTGGTATGAAGAACGCAAAACCGCCGATGCCGGCCAGAAGGCCAGCGAGGTCTTTGACGTCGTCAATGACCGCAATGAAGTCATCGGTCAGAAGACCCGGGGTGAGGTGCACGCCCAGGGCCTGCTCCACCGTGCCGTCCACGTCTTTGTCATCAATGCCCGGGGCGACATCTTCCTGCAGATGCGCTCCCACCTGAAGGATGTCTCCCCTTTAAAATGGGACAGCAGCGCCGCCGGGCACCTCGACGTTGGGGAAAGCTACGCCGCCTGCGCCATCCGCGAGGTGCGGGAGGAAGTGGGCCTGGAGATCACCACCACCGAGCTGGCCGCGCAACTGCCTGCCGGCACGCATACGGATCATGAGTTTGTGGAGCTCCACATCGCCCGTCACAACGGCCCCATGCGCTGCCTGCCGGAGGAGGTGCCCTATGGGGAGTGGTTCACTCCCGCGCAGATCACCACCTGGGTGGCGGCCCGCCCGCAGGACTTCGCCAAAGGGTTTGTCTCCTGCTGGAAGGCCTATACGGCGGCAGCGGGCTGA